One window from the genome of Betaproteobacteria bacterium encodes:
- a CDS encoding sigma-54-dependent Fis family transcriptional regulator, with the protein MSEKAVLIVDDEADIRELLVVTLSRMGLDVEAAANVAEAKAALERRAFDLALTDMRLPDGEGLDVLRHIAEHYGNTPVAVITAYGSTENAVAALKAGAFDYLAKPIKLDQLRPLVMSALKLPRHPHARRAATGEATVPGVPRLIGESAPMQKSREMIARLARSQAPVYITGESGSGKEVAARLIHAGSARADAPFIAVNCGAIPENLMESEFFGYRKGAFTGADSDRAGYMHAAQKGTLFLDEVGDLPLAVQVKLLRVIQEKKFRRLGDTEEETIDLRIISATHRSLSEQVEAGEFRQDLFYRLNVIEMRMPSLREIPEDVPLLVAQVVGRLARQNGVVPPTVSEEALLALRRYDFPGNVRELENILERAMALCSDATIRESDLYLTQATTREKSAALDGALGTRGLPLHDFLDQVEREAIQKALEATRYNKTAAAKLLGITFRSLRYRLDRLGID; encoded by the coding sequence ATGAGCGAGAAGGCCGTCCTGATAGTCGACGACGAGGCCGACATCCGCGAATTGCTGGTGGTCACCCTTTCGCGCATGGGCCTGGACGTCGAAGCCGCGGCGAACGTGGCCGAGGCCAAGGCGGCGCTCGAGCGGCGCGCCTTCGACCTGGCGCTCACCGACATGCGCCTTCCCGATGGCGAGGGGCTGGACGTCCTTCGCCACATCGCCGAGCACTATGGCAACACGCCGGTGGCGGTCATCACCGCTTACGGCTCCACGGAAAACGCGGTGGCGGCGCTGAAGGCCGGCGCCTTCGACTACCTTGCCAAACCCATCAAGCTCGACCAATTGCGCCCGCTCGTGATGAGCGCGCTCAAGCTTCCCAGGCATCCGCACGCCAGGCGTGCGGCAACGGGGGAGGCGACCGTGCCCGGCGTGCCGCGGCTGATCGGCGAATCGGCGCCCATGCAGAAGTCGCGCGAGATGATCGCCCGGCTGGCCCGCTCGCAGGCGCCGGTGTACATCACGGGCGAATCGGGCTCGGGCAAGGAAGTGGCCGCGCGCCTCATCCACGCGGGGTCGGCGCGCGCCGACGCGCCGTTCATCGCCGTGAACTGCGGCGCGATTCCCGAGAACCTCATGGAAAGCGAGTTCTTCGGCTACCGCAAGGGCGCGTTCACCGGCGCGGACAGCGACCGGGCGGGATACATGCACGCCGCGCAGAAGGGCACGCTCTTCCTGGACGAAGTCGGGGACCTGCCGCTCGCGGTGCAGGTGAAGCTGCTGCGCGTGATCCAGGAGAAGAAGTTCCGCCGGCTGGGGGACACCGAGGAGGAGACGATCGACCTGCGCATCATCTCCGCCACGCACCGCTCGCTTTCCGAGCAGGTGGAGGCGGGGGAATTCCGCCAGGACCTCTTCTACCGCCTCAACGTGATCGAGATGAGGATGCCCAGCCTGCGCGAGATCCCCGAGGACGTGCCGCTCCTGGTGGCGCAGGTCGTCGGGCGCCTGGCGCGGCAGAACGGCGTTGTGCCGCCAACGGTCTCGGAGGAGGCGCTGCTTGCGCTGCGGCGCTACGATTTCCCGGGCAACGTGCGCGAACTGGAGAACATCCTCGAGCGCGCGATGGCCCTGTGCAGCGATGCCACGATCCGCGAAAGCGACCTGTACCTCACGCAGGCCACGACGCGGGAAAAGAGCGCCGCGCTGGACGGCGCGCTGGGCACACGGGGGCTGCCACTGCACGATTTCCTCGACCAGGTGGAGCGCGAGGCCATCCAGAAGGCGCTGGAGGCCACGCGCTACAACAAGACCGCGGCGGCCAAGCTGCTGGGCATCACCTTCCGCAGCCTTCGCTACCGCCTCGACCGGCTCGGAATCGACTGA
- a CDS encoding PAS domain-containing protein gives MTPAAFVSGAIADSLRAGERAPMAATGDDTAWRMLVIFSAYRVVLALGLSGAYAFLNSLFQLGIQQPGLAVTALVAYAVASVLLVIPALLREPRISLQVTAAVFVDVLAICVLMHTSGGIRSGIGVSLLISLAAAGLITRGRLAFFHAAVAALAVLAEQALQVWRYDAPASDFIQSGLTSMALFATAGLGWTLARYARTSETIAQQRTIDLANLSQINELVIRDMQDGMLVVDPEGTIRQSNPRAMQLLGPLPAGRRPLLAEYSPEIAGLLQSWRRMPETPYHPFRAPRSATELAVHFVAIGSGDPPPTVVFVEDVGRLRAQAQQLKLVALGRLTASIAHEIRNPLSSINHAAELLAESEHAQAGDDRLVAIIRDNVHRLDRIVQEVLYLNRRDRAQPESIESRAFLEQFAADFCASERVSADGVEVEVRTLQRMTFDRQHLHQILWNLLRNAWRHGLKLRGSVHVTLAPAQAPGMLALEVADDGPGVAQQLQPHLFEPFFTTEAQGTGLGLYIARELCEGNNARIEYCEGGTGCHFRITLKGD, from the coding sequence ATGACGCCTGCCGCGTTCGTCTCCGGGGCCATCGCGGATTCCCTGCGTGCCGGCGAGCGCGCCCCCATGGCCGCGACCGGAGACGACACCGCCTGGCGCATGCTGGTCATCTTCTCGGCCTATCGCGTCGTGCTGGCGCTGGGGCTTTCGGGCGCCTATGCCTTCCTGAATTCGCTGTTCCAGCTCGGCATCCAGCAGCCGGGGCTCGCGGTGACGGCGCTGGTGGCCTATGCGGTGGCCTCGGTCCTCCTGGTCATACCGGCGCTCCTCCGGGAGCCGCGCATCTCCCTCCAGGTGACCGCCGCCGTCTTCGTGGACGTGCTGGCGATCTGCGTGCTCATGCACACGAGCGGCGGCATCCGGTCCGGGATCGGCGTCTCACTGCTCATTTCGCTGGCGGCGGCGGGCCTCATCACCCGCGGCCGCCTCGCGTTCTTCCACGCGGCCGTGGCCGCCCTTGCCGTGCTGGCGGAGCAGGCCTTGCAGGTCTGGCGCTACGACGCGCCGGCGAGCGACTTCATCCAGTCGGGGCTCACCAGCATGGCGCTCTTCGCGACGGCTGGGCTGGGGTGGACCCTCGCCCGCTACGCCCGCACCAGCGAGACGATCGCCCAGCAACGAACCATCGACCTGGCCAACCTTTCGCAGATCAACGAGCTCGTCATCCGCGACATGCAGGACGGGATGCTCGTGGTCGATCCCGAGGGAACCATCCGCCAGAGCAACCCGCGCGCGATGCAGTTGCTGGGGCCGCTGCCCGCCGGGCGGCGGCCGCTGCTCGCGGAGTACTCGCCCGAGATCGCCGGCCTGCTGCAATCCTGGCGGCGCATGCCGGAGACCCCCTACCACCCGTTCCGCGCGCCGCGGTCAGCCACGGAACTCGCCGTGCACTTTGTCGCCATCGGCTCCGGCGACCCCCCGCCGACCGTGGTGTTCGTGGAGGACGTGGGCAGGCTACGCGCGCAGGCGCAGCAACTGAAGCTGGTGGCGCTCGGGCGGCTCACCGCATCCATCGCCCACGAGATCCGCAACCCCCTTTCCTCGATCAACCATGCCGCCGAGCTGCTGGCCGAGAGCGAGCACGCGCAGGCGGGCGACGACCGGTTGGTGGCCATCATCCGGGACAACGTGCACCGCCTAGACCGCATCGTGCAGGAAGTCCTCTACCTCAACCGGCGTGACCGCGCGCAGCCCGAGTCGATCGAATCGCGGGCGTTTCTCGAGCAGTTCGCGGCCGACTTCTGCGCCAGCGAGAGAGTGTCCGCCGACGGCGTGGAGGTGGAGGTGCGAACGCTGCAGCGCATGACCTTCGATCGGCAGCACCTGCACCAGATCCTGTGGAACCTGCTTCGCAACGCCTGGCGCCATGGCCTCAAGCTGCGCGGGTCGGTGCATGTGACGCTCGCGCCCGCGCAGGCCCCCGGCATGCTCGCGCTCGAAGTGGCCGACGACGGGCCCGGCGTGGCGCAGCAGCTGCAGCCGCACCTCTTCGAGCCTTTCTTCACGACCGAGGCGCAGGGCACGGGCCTGGGCCTCTACATCGCGCGCGAGCTCTGCGAGGGCAACAACGCACGCATCGAATACTGCGAAGGCGGCACCGGCTGCCATTTCCGCATCACCCTGAAAGGCGACTGA
- the pdsR gene encoding proteobacterial dedicated sortase system response regulator, producing the protein MPRRIALVEDDATIRQNYTDALERAGYEVQAFADRPQAMRSLATRLPDLAIIDIGLGAEIDGGFTLCRELRAMSSALPIIFLSARDSDFDIVSGLRLGADDYLTKDASLPHLLARIAALFRRVEAAREPPRDEERLVRGPLELDAARMTVLWRGQAVDLTVTEFWMVRSLARHLGHVKDRDTLMRDAEMVVDDGTITSHVKRIRRKFLVVDPAFDAIETIYGMGYRWTERT; encoded by the coding sequence ATGCCGCGCAGAATTGCACTCGTCGAGGACGACGCCACCATTCGCCAGAACTACACGGACGCCCTCGAGCGCGCGGGCTATGAGGTGCAGGCGTTCGCAGACCGGCCGCAGGCGATGCGCTCGCTCGCGACCCGGTTGCCGGACCTCGCCATCATCGACATCGGGCTGGGCGCGGAGATCGACGGCGGATTCACGCTGTGCCGGGAGTTGCGGGCGATGTCGTCGGCGCTGCCCATCATCTTCCTGTCGGCGCGCGATTCGGACTTCGACATCGTCTCGGGCCTGAGGCTGGGAGCCGACGACTACCTCACCAAGGACGCGAGCCTGCCGCACCTGCTTGCCCGCATCGCAGCCCTCTTCCGCCGCGTCGAGGCGGCAAGGGAGCCCCCGAGGGACGAAGAGCGGCTCGTGCGCGGGCCCCTCGAGCTCGATGCCGCGCGAATGACGGTGCTTTGGCGCGGTCAGGCCGTGGATCTCACCGTGACCGAGTTCTGGATGGTGCGCTCGCTCGCGCGCCACCTCGGCCACGTGAAGGATCGCGACACCCTCATGCGCGACGCCGAGATGGTGGTGGACGACGGCACCATCACCTCGCACGTGAAGCGCATCCGCAGGAAGTTCCTCGTGGTGGATCCGGCGTTCGACGCGATCGAGACCATCTACGGCATGGGCTACCGCTGGACGGAAAGGACGTGA
- a CDS encoding marine proteobacterial sortase target protein produces the protein MTNRAGGHRGGEAALADFIELLAKAILFGIVASCVLALLALGLATTASAQAKPNDAKTGTLLFRAGTEGAFVPAPKVETDVTIHVTGIVARTRVAQTFHNPGTDWVEGVYVFPLPEDAAVDRLWLRIGERVIEGQVKEKEEARRAYAEARREGRKAALVEQQRPNLFTNAVANIGPGEYVRVLIEYQQTLAFENGEYRLRFPLAITPRYEPAGAAIPDEPRTVEPLTVAAAGAIPSDAEIDPVLHPDYAPAGCGGVNPVAIGVVIDSGVALAKVTSSYHDAWVEKESGTRTVVYLQKEQEEADRDFELVWAPQVGSAPEAAVFTESRNGVDYTLLMVMPPQPTAAEKAAIAPMPRETIFIIDTSGSMQGLSMQQAKEALLTGLATLTPRDRFNVAEFNSVTRPMWPDALPATQDNVKYARAWVSKLRADGGTEMAGALTFALNGRDNPGYLRQVVFMTDGAVGNEDQLFKLIAQRLGSTRLFTVGIGAAPNSHFMAKAAQFGRGTFTYIGDLREVQEKMTKLFAKIESPVLKDVSIRWPDGTPVETFPARIPDLYLGEPIVVAAAHPALKGTIVVSGMRANLPWSVALTPLPGSEPTGVGALWARARIASLMDELRMGADEALIRPAVVKVALEHHLVSRYTSLIAVDVTPTAPGGEKRTALVKASMPRATAAGELPQTDTESTLQIVLGLLALAAAGTIALVGRFVPAGGVRAGVPAQ, from the coding sequence ATGACGAACAGGGCAGGCGGGCACCGGGGCGGCGAGGCGGCGCTGGCCGATTTCATCGAGTTGCTGGCCAAGGCGATCCTCTTCGGGATCGTCGCGAGCTGTGTCCTCGCGCTGCTGGCCCTGGGGCTTGCGACGACGGCAAGCGCGCAGGCGAAGCCCAACGACGCGAAGACAGGCACGCTCCTCTTCCGTGCCGGCACCGAGGGCGCCTTCGTCCCGGCCCCGAAGGTCGAGACGGACGTCACGATCCACGTGACGGGCATCGTCGCCCGCACCCGCGTGGCCCAGACCTTCCACAACCCAGGCACCGACTGGGTCGAGGGCGTGTACGTCTTCCCGCTGCCCGAGGACGCCGCTGTCGATCGCCTTTGGCTACGCATCGGCGAGCGCGTGATCGAGGGCCAGGTGAAGGAAAAGGAAGAGGCGCGGCGCGCGTACGCCGAGGCCAGGCGCGAGGGGAGGAAGGCGGCGCTGGTCGAGCAGCAGCGACCGAACCTGTTCACGAATGCCGTCGCCAACATCGGCCCCGGCGAGTACGTGCGCGTGCTCATCGAGTATCAGCAGACGCTCGCCTTCGAAAACGGCGAATACCGCCTGCGCTTCCCGCTGGCGATTACGCCCCGCTACGAACCCGCCGGCGCCGCGATTCCCGACGAGCCCAGGACGGTCGAGCCGCTCACGGTCGCCGCCGCGGGCGCAATCCCCAGCGACGCCGAGATCGATCCGGTCCTGCACCCCGACTACGCGCCCGCCGGCTGCGGCGGCGTGAACCCCGTGGCCATAGGCGTCGTGATCGATTCCGGCGTAGCGCTCGCCAAGGTGACCAGTTCCTACCACGACGCGTGGGTCGAAAAGGAATCGGGCACGCGCACCGTCGTGTACCTGCAGAAGGAGCAGGAGGAAGCCGATCGCGATTTCGAGCTGGTGTGGGCGCCGCAAGTCGGTTCCGCTCCCGAGGCCGCGGTGTTCACCGAGTCGAGGAACGGCGTGGACTACACCCTCCTCATGGTGATGCCCCCGCAGCCGACGGCCGCGGAAAAGGCCGCCATCGCCCCGATGCCGCGCGAGACCATCTTCATCATCGACACCTCCGGCTCCATGCAGGGGCTTTCGATGCAGCAGGCGAAGGAGGCGCTCCTCACCGGCCTCGCCACGCTCACGCCGCGCGACCGCTTCAACGTCGCGGAATTCAATTCGGTGACGCGCCCCATGTGGCCCGACGCGTTGCCCGCGACGCAGGACAACGTGAAGTACGCGCGCGCCTGGGTGTCGAAGCTTCGCGCCGACGGCGGCACGGAGATGGCCGGCGCCCTCACCTTCGCCCTGAACGGCCGCGACAACCCCGGCTACCTGCGCCAGGTGGTGTTCATGACGGATGGCGCGGTCGGCAACGAGGACCAGCTCTTCAAGCTGATCGCACAGCGCCTGGGCTCCACGCGTCTGTTCACCGTGGGCATCGGCGCCGCCCCCAACAGCCACTTCATGGCCAAGGCCGCGCAATTCGGCCGCGGCACCTTCACCTACATCGGCGACCTGCGCGAGGTGCAGGAGAAGATGACGAAGCTCTTCGCGAAGATCGAGTCGCCGGTCCTGAAGGACGTCTCCATCCGCTGGCCCGACGGTACGCCCGTGGAGACCTTTCCGGCGCGCATCCCCGACCTCTATCTGGGCGAGCCGATCGTTGTCGCCGCCGCCCATCCCGCGCTCAAGGGGACGATCGTCGTCTCCGGCATGCGCGCAAACCTACCCTGGAGCGTGGCGCTCACGCCTTTGCCGGGCAGCGAGCCGACCGGCGTGGGCGCCCTCTGGGCCAGGGCAAGGATCGCGAGCCTGATGGACGAATTGCGCATGGGCGCGGACGAGGCATTGATCCGCCCGGCCGTGGTGAAGGTCGCGCTCGAGCATCACCTGGTCTCCCGGTACACCAGCCTCATCGCGGTGGATGTCACGCCCACGGCGCCCGGCGGCGAGAAGAGGACCGCTCTCGTGAAGGCATCGATGCCGCGCGCCACGGCCGCCGGCGAGCTTCCGCAGACCGACACAGAATCCACGCTGCAGATCGTGCTGGGACTCCTTGCGCTGGCAGCCGCCGGGACGATCGCCCTCGTCGGGCGATTCGTCCCGGCAGGAGGTGTTCGCGCCGGGGTACCTGCGCAATGA
- a CDS encoding class GN sortase, whose product MSTFFVNGPSSFAVRGRSYGPQAADPVTPAARSVRRWPLTAAVLLLLALAGWQLGAAAWIHAKAALAQHLIASAWEDTKAGGSKRPWPWADTRPVARLTVGSRGIDLYVLAGTSGRSLAFGPGHVDGTALPGSAGNSVIVAHRDTHFAFLRDLHEDDEIAIEDVRGRVTRYRVREVAIVDKHDTSLLDPADSPQLTLITCWPFDAVQPGSPQRYVVIADRAARS is encoded by the coding sequence ATGAGCACTTTTTTCGTGAACGGACCCTCGAGCTTCGCGGTGCGCGGGCGCTCGTACGGGCCGCAGGCCGCGGACCCGGTGACCCCCGCGGCGCGCAGCGTCCGGCGGTGGCCGCTCACGGCAGCCGTGCTCCTCCTGCTCGCGCTGGCGGGGTGGCAACTGGGCGCAGCCGCGTGGATCCATGCCAAGGCCGCCCTCGCCCAGCACCTCATCGCCTCGGCGTGGGAAGACACGAAGGCGGGCGGCTCGAAACGTCCGTGGCCATGGGCCGACACCCGGCCGGTGGCGCGTCTCACCGTCGGCTCGCGCGGAATCGACCTGTACGTCCTCGCGGGCACCAGCGGACGCTCGCTCGCGTTCGGACCGGGGCACGTCGATGGCACGGCGCTACCCGGCTCAGCCGGCAACAGTGTGATCGTCGCGCATCGCGATACGCATTTCGCCTTCCTTCGCGACCTGCACGAGGACGACGAGATCGCGATCGAGGATGTGCGCGGGCGCGTGACGCGCTATCGCGTTCGCGAGGTGGCGATCGTGGACAAGCACGACACGAGCCTGCTCGACCCGGCCGATTCCCCGCAGCTCACGCTCATCACCTGCTGGCCCTTCGATGCCGTGCAGCCCGGCTCCCCGCAACGCTATGTCGTGATCGCCGACCGCGCGGCTCGAAGCTAA
- a CDS encoding bifunctional metallophosphatase/5'-nucleotidase has product MIRTAISLGVALFAGACALAPPPAPPLELRLVAFNDFHGHLESPPFGWIVADAGAPGGKTRVGAGGVANLATAIRELRGARPHSAVVGAGDLVSASPLVSGLFLDEPSITALGQAGLEVSSVGNHEFDRGREEFERLVKGGCHPKEGCFGEPYAGASFRYLAANVIDTSTGRPAWPAYEIKRYEGVPVAFVGAVLKSTPTIVDPRGVRGLEFRDEADAVNALVPELRRQGVEAIVLLIHEGGRSTGEFNDPACPGFEGDIVGIVKRLDPAVDVVVSGHTHQAYRCRIDGRLVTSAGSYGRIVTTIDLAIDRATRDVIGAEAQNVIVETTRFAADPAIAGYVEKFAQRAAERAGHVVGTVRGEFTPLASSAGESNLGGLIARAQLAAMKNAAGAQVAFMNPGGIRAPLASRRPDAMVTYGDLFSVQPFGNTLVAVTLTGTQILRVLEQQFRAPPDRTRILQVAGIAYSWDGSRPLGHRIVPGSVSVEGARLDERAGYRVTMNSFLFGGGDGFTVFTEGRDATGGPGDLAAFQAYIAAAPRVAGPPEGRIRRIDGGT; this is encoded by the coding sequence GTGATCCGAACCGCCATATCACTGGGCGTCGCTCTTTTCGCAGGCGCATGCGCTCTCGCGCCCCCGCCGGCGCCGCCCCTCGAGCTTCGACTCGTCGCCTTCAACGATTTCCACGGCCACCTCGAGTCGCCTCCGTTCGGCTGGATCGTGGCGGATGCCGGCGCGCCGGGCGGGAAGACTCGCGTTGGTGCGGGCGGCGTCGCGAACCTCGCCACCGCGATCCGCGAGTTGCGAGGCGCCAGGCCGCACTCCGCCGTCGTCGGCGCGGGCGACCTCGTGAGCGCGAGCCCCCTCGTCTCGGGCCTGTTCCTCGACGAGCCCTCGATCACGGCGCTGGGCCAGGCGGGGCTGGAAGTCTCCTCGGTCGGCAACCACGAGTTCGATCGCGGGCGTGAAGAATTCGAGCGGCTGGTGAAGGGGGGGTGCCATCCGAAGGAAGGCTGCTTCGGGGAGCCGTATGCGGGGGCGAGCTTCCGCTACCTTGCCGCCAACGTGATCGATACCTCGACCGGTCGCCCGGCGTGGCCGGCCTACGAGATCAAGCGCTACGAAGGCGTGCCCGTGGCGTTCGTGGGCGCGGTGCTCAAGTCCACGCCGACCATAGTCGATCCGCGCGGGGTGCGCGGGCTCGAATTCAGGGACGAGGCCGACGCAGTGAACGCCCTGGTGCCGGAACTGCGGCGACAAGGGGTGGAGGCCATCGTGCTCCTCATCCACGAGGGCGGCCGCTCGACGGGCGAATTCAACGACCCCGCCTGCCCCGGCTTCGAGGGCGACATCGTCGGCATCGTGAAGCGTCTCGACCCGGCCGTGGATGTCGTGGTGAGCGGCCACACGCACCAGGCGTATCGCTGTCGCATCGACGGGCGCCTGGTCACCAGCGCCGGCTCCTACGGGCGGATCGTCACCACGATCGATCTCGCGATCGACCGCGCCACGAGGGACGTGATCGGCGCCGAGGCGCAGAACGTGATCGTCGAAACCACGCGCTTCGCTGCCGACCCGGCGATCGCGGGCTACGTGGAGAAATTCGCGCAGCGCGCCGCCGAGCGCGCCGGACACGTCGTGGGAACCGTGCGGGGGGAGTTCACGCCGCTGGCCAGCAGCGCGGGCGAGAGCAACCTCGGCGGCCTCATCGCGCGGGCGCAACTGGCGGCGATGAAGAACGCCGCTGGGGCGCAAGTGGCCTTCATGAACCCGGGCGGCATCCGCGCCCCGCTCGCCTCGCGCCGGCCAGACGCAATGGTGACCTACGGCGATCTCTTCTCGGTGCAGCCCTTTGGCAACACGCTGGTGGCCGTGACGCTCACGGGAACGCAGATCCTGCGCGTGCTGGAGCAGCAGTTCCGCGCGCCCCCGGACCGCACTCGCATCCTGCAGGTGGCGGGGATCGCCTATTCATGGGACGGATCGCGCCCGCTCGGGCACCGTATCGTCCCGGGCAGCGTGAGCGTCGAAGGCGCCCGCCTGGACGAGCGCGCCGGCTACCGCGTGACGATGAACAGTTTTCTCTTCGGGGGCGGCGACGGATTCACCGTGTTCACCGAAGGGCGGGACGCCACCGGCGGGCCCGGAGACCTGGCCGCCTTCCAGGCCTACATCGCCGCCGCGCCGCGCGTTGCCGGGCCGCCCGAAGGACGCATCCGCCGCATCGACGGGGGCACCTGA
- a CDS encoding hemerythrin domain-containing protein, with protein sequence MNLFDSPAGFDDPIGMWMGCHRRIEKQLRTLAKLPAHLASKGTDAEASNAAQSILRYFEKSGPHHHEDEDRDLFPLLEKRITNDEDLEKFRELRARLEDDHRRMEACWARLRKPLQGIADGIAKPLDAGDIESFRTIYAAHIPAEDGAIPDLAKRYLSDRDLDAMGRSMAARRGVAFPA encoded by the coding sequence ATGAACCTCTTCGACAGCCCCGCTGGATTCGACGATCCGATCGGCATGTGGATGGGCTGCCACCGGCGCATCGAGAAGCAGCTGAGGACCCTCGCGAAGCTGCCCGCGCACCTCGCGAGCAAAGGCACCGACGCCGAGGCGAGCAACGCCGCGCAATCGATCCTTCGTTACTTCGAGAAGTCCGGCCCGCACCACCACGAGGACGAGGACCGCGACCTCTTCCCGCTCCTCGAGAAGCGCATCACGAACGACGAAGACCTCGAGAAGTTTCGCGAGTTGCGCGCGCGGCTCGAGGACGACCACCGCCGCATGGAGGCGTGCTGGGCGAGACTTCGGAAGCCCCTGCAGGGCATCGCCGACGGCATCGCGAAACCGCTCGATGCAGGCGACATCGAGTCCTTCCGCACGATCTATGCAGCACACATCCCGGCTGAAGATGGCGCGATCCCGGATCTTGCGAAGCGCTACCTGTCGGATCGCGACCTCGACGCCATGGGCCGCTCGATGGCGGCGCGGCGCGGCGTCGCATTTCCCGCCTGA
- a CDS encoding nitronate monooxygenase yields MPNCVSTDLPLLRIRDREALPVVQGGMGVGVSAHRLAGSVAREGAVGTLSSVDLRRHHPDLMELTGKSRDKDLINRANLEALDREVKGALRLADGKGIVAVNIMRAVSEYAACVRQACESGVHAIVVGAGLPLDLPDLTANHPDVALIPILSDARGIGVVLKKWMRKNRLPDAIVIEHPRHAGGHLGAAKIEDLGDARFEFPTVLEGAFRIFAELGIACRQIPLIVAGGINTPQRVRELLGLGACAVQVGTAFAVTEEGDAHPTFKKVLAQAKREDIVEFMSVAGLPARAVRTPWLVKYLEKLPALERRTKPRAACTLAFDCLQSCGLRDGLARAGQFCIDLQLAAALKGDLEHGLFFRGAGSLPFGDRIRPVRELLDYLLATPQPQPA; encoded by the coding sequence ATGCCGAATTGCGTATCCACCGACCTGCCGCTGCTGCGCATCCGCGACCGCGAGGCGCTGCCCGTCGTCCAGGGCGGCATGGGCGTGGGCGTCTCGGCCCACCGGCTCGCGGGCAGCGTCGCGCGCGAAGGCGCCGTCGGGACGCTGTCCTCGGTGGACTTGCGCCGCCACCATCCCGACCTGATGGAGCTCACGGGAAAGTCGCGCGACAAGGACCTCATCAATCGCGCCAACCTCGAGGCCCTGGACCGGGAAGTGAAGGGCGCGCTGCGGCTCGCGGACGGCAAGGGGATCGTCGCCGTGAATATCATGCGCGCGGTCTCCGAGTACGCAGCCTGCGTGCGCCAGGCCTGCGAGAGCGGCGTGCACGCCATCGTGGTGGGGGCGGGCCTGCCGCTGGACCTGCCGGACCTCACGGCGAACCATCCGGACGTGGCGCTCATCCCGATCCTCTCGGACGCGCGCGGCATCGGCGTGGTCCTCAAGAAGTGGATGCGCAAGAACCGCCTGCCGGACGCCATCGTGATCGAGCATCCCAGGCACGCCGGCGGGCACCTGGGCGCCGCGAAGATCGAGGACCTGGGCGATGCGCGCTTCGAGTTCCCGACCGTGCTGGAGGGCGCATTCAGGATCTTCGCCGAGCTGGGCATCGCCTGCCGGCAGATACCGCTCATCGTCGCAGGCGGAATCAACACCCCTCAGCGCGTACGCGAGCTGCTCGGCCTGGGCGCCTGCGCGGTGCAGGTCGGCACGGCCTTCGCGGTGACGGAGGAAGGCGACGCTCACCCGACCTTCAAGAAGGTGCTCGCGCAGGCGAAGCGCGAGGACATCGTCGAGTTCATGAGCGTGGCGGGCCTGCCGGCGCGCGCCGTGAGGACGCCCTGGCTCGTGAAATACCTCGAGAAGCTGCCTGCACTCGAGCGGCGCACGAAGCCGCGCGCCGCCTGCACGCTTGCCTTCGACTGCCTGCAGTCCTGCGGGCTGCGCGACGGGCTCGCCCGCGCCGGCCAGTTCTGCATCGACTTGCAGCTCGCCGCGGCGCTCAAGGGCGACCTGGAGCACGGGCTCTTCTTCCGTGGTGCGGGGAGCCTGCCGTTCGGGGACCGGATCCGCCCGGTGCGCGAACTCCTCGACTACCTGCTCGCGACCCCGCAGCCGCAGCCGGCCTGA